Proteins encoded together in one Miscanthus floridulus cultivar M001 chromosome 16, ASM1932011v1, whole genome shotgun sequence window:
- the LOC136511745 gene encoding putative disease resistance protein RGA3 has translation MLRPDLLEAGEGNALVGAILWLAKTILETLLPTGELDAWLQRVGLAGDIGELKSGVERMETVVNGVGGRAVGNKPLARSLARVKELMYDADDVVDELDYCRLQHQVERAMIAPAIDLDGMVGDGAEQVDASANTFGMLAPTEPKGVVGDGDRDREEQADASANNTGTLNNSGRKNRAEVRDYFQIIPSVNGEPAKAKCNCCGRELTWGHGTSALHKHLKSCNKKRSVIEETPNRPSVGDSVQNGATISTYDSEGRKRMRIEYNVAATTHFLKRIQEIVLELRSIRHDVIEYLKDSIARPDQYQINNSDTRVRTSSSLPGKVYGRGEEKDKIIRAIEAAKSDNITVLPIVGILGVGKTVLAKLVYKDPRVERKFERIWVWVSNIFDEVRVTREILDVVTMASHEGSRNRESYEGVSNCSKLLEVLKKHIACLSKKFLLVLDDVYDCMDNSQWKDLIDALGSSCRKGNVIIVTVRNLAVAKRLGTIEPVKLRALENYDFWLLFKACAFGDNQCKEHLDIGRQIATKLNGNPLAAENAADMLREQPGLHHWKTIMKNGIWESLQLRGGIVTALKNIYYQLPYNLQQCFLACSIFPSDHQFHIDGLVSMWISSGFVKSIETGWDYLNALVNSCFFEQVGTKDDSILQQCYVMCGMMHEFARLVSRTEFATIDGLECKEVLPTVRHLSIQTDLVYHIDECENIVGNVKFEEKLQSIASSLKRLRTVILVGRYDSLFVQFKSFHTFISNLVDCTHLRYLKLDNKGKSESLPISLSKFYHLEILDAGCQAIVHDMSDLISMRHLVLTKGACGSFSPARSASLQMIHLEDCKGWQIIPSLESLSSLTKLKLRNMTEVTELLIPSLEELVLIDMPKLETCFSNSVRDLNSSLRVLEIRRCWVLKAFILFESCENFEIEHMSWLPSVSELTIHECPHLMVSNPLPPSRSVFKLSITKVSALPKMEGSSNGEYIIGSYVDRSTNDFFDDKILSFHNLRTITRLEIVGFNNLLSILLEGLKQLVCLKRLEIRSCQTNFSSDVSSTHTHEYMTSTNFDAGPSLECLSIIDCGIIGQWLSMILQHVQALETLDLGWCGQITGLLIQGKENTLSNPTSAPCVSSQGNPDGASTRPCPNKLLRIPSNLIPSLKKMSIECCELKFLGNKECFSGFTSLEELRIVECPELISSLVREDEIDDQANGRWLLPCSLGILDIDDASLETLQPCFPGDLTCLKVLEVWKNDTLKYLQLHSCTALEELAIRYCKSLDALEGVRSLRGLRYLHLYRCPGLPQCLKSLSTQGYELFPRLERLRIDDPSFLTTPFCKHLTSLQCLQLVNEFEDTDVAGLTCEQEAALQLLTSLQELGFHYCSKLSDLPVGLHSHPSLKWLEIIYCPSISRLPERGLPPSLEELEVRRCSMYLTEQCRMLATSKLNVKIDGNYVN, from the exons ATGCTTCGGCCAGATCTGCTGGAGGCAGGAGAGGGGAACGCACTGGTGGGCGCGATTCTATGGCTGGCGAAAACCATCCTCGAAACTCTTCTACCCACCGGCGAGCTCGACGCGTGGCTTCAACGAGTCGGCCTCGCCGGTGACATCGGGGAACTCAAGTCTGGGGTGGAGAGGATGGAGACGGTCGTCAACGGTGTCGGGGGCAGGGCGGTCGGAAACAAGCCGCTTGCCCGCTCCCTCGCTCGTGTCAAGGAGCTCATGTATGACGCTGACGACGTCGTGGATGAGCTCGATTATTGTAGGCTCCAGCACCAGGTCGAAAGAG cTATGATTGCTCCTGCTATTGATCTGGACGgcatggttggagatggagcagaGCAAGTAGATGCATCGGCCAATACTTTTG GTATGCTTGCTCCTACTGAACCGAAAGGcgtggttggagatggagacaGAGATAGAGAAGAACAAGCAGATGCATCGGCCAACAATACTGGTACGCTGAATAATAGCGGCCGCAAAAATCGAGCCGAGGTGCGGGACTATTTTCAGATTATACCATCTGTTAACGGAGAGCCTGCAAAAGCGAAGTGCAATTGCTGCGGCAGAGAGCTTACATGGGGTCACGGGACATCAGCTTTGCACAAGCATCTCAAAAGTTGCAACAAAAAACGTTCAGTAATTGAAGAGACGCCAAACCGTCCAAG TGTCGGCGACAGTGTACAAAATGGTGCCACAATTTCGACCTATGATTCAGAGGGCAGAAAAAGAATGAGAATTGAGTACAATGTAGCTGCAACCACGCACTTTTTGAAAAGGATCCAGGAAATAGTTCTTGAGTTAAGAAGCATCCGACACGATGTGATTGAGTATCTCAAGGACTCTATTGCAAGGCCTGATCAGTATCAGATTAACAACTCAGATACACGAGTAAGAACATCAAGCTCTCTTCCTGGAAAGGTATATGGAAGGGGTGAGGAGAAAGACAAAATCATAAGGGCGATCGAAGCTGCTAAGTCGGACAACATTACTGTGCTACCTATTGTAGGCATTCTAGGAGTTGGGAAGACAGTTTTAGCTAAGCTTGTATACAAGGATCCACGTGTTGAAAGAAAATTTGAGCGGATATGGGTTTGGGTGTCCAACATCTTTGATGAAGTAAGAGTGACAAGGGAGATCTTAGATGTTGTTACTATGGCCAGCCATGAAGGATCTCGCAACAGAGAAAGCTATGAAGGAGTAAGCAACTGCTCAAAGCTTCTAGAGGTCTTAAAGAAACATATAGCATGTCTGTCCAAAAAGTTTCTACTTGTTCTAGATGATGTCTACGACTGCATGGATAATTCCCAATGGAAAGATCTAATAGATGCTTTGGGATCAAGTTGCAGAAAGGGTAATGTGATTATTGTGACAGTTAGAAATTTGGCCGTTGCAAAAAGGCTAGGTACAATAGAACCAGTTAAGTTAAGAGCTCTAGAAAATTATGATTTTTGGCTATTGTTTAAAGCATGTGCATTTGGTGATAACCAATGCAAAGAACATCTAGATATCGGCCGTCAAATAGCTACAAAGTTAAATGGCAACCCATTAGCAGCAGAAAATGCAGCGGACATGTTAAGAGAGCAGCCTGGTCTTCACCATTGGAAAACCATCATGAAGAATGGTATTTGGGAATCTCTGCAACTCCGTGGAGGCATCGTGACTGCTTTGAAGAATATCTATTATCAGTTGCCATACAATTTACAACAGTGTTTCTTGGCATGTTCTATATTCCCTAGTGACCATCAATTTCATATTGATGGTTTGGTCTCCATGTGGATATCATCGGGATTTGTGAAATCTATTGAAACAGGATGGGATTATCTCAATGCTTTGGTCAACTCATGTTTCTTTGAGCAGGTTGGAACAAAAGATGACTCCATTCTACAACAATGCTATGTTATGTGTGGTATGATGCATGAATTTGCGAGACTGGTTTCAAGGACCGAGTTTGCAACTATAGATGGTTTAGAGTGCAAAGAAGTGCTACCAACCGTGCGCCATTTGTCAATTCAAACTGATTTGGTGTACCATATAGATGAATGTGAGAACATAGTTGGTAACGTGAAGTTTGAAGAAAAATTGCAAAGTATAGCTTCTTCATTAAAGAGATTGAGGACGGTGATCTTAGTTGGGCGCTATGATTCTTTATTCGTCCAGTTCAAGTCCTTCCATACCTTTATCTCCAATTTGGTAGATTGTACCCATCTTCGCTACCTAAAACTTGATAACAAAGGCAAAAGTGAATCTTTGCCTATATCTCTAAGCAAGTTTTACCACCTTGAAATATTAGATGCTGGGTGCCAAGCAATTGTTCATGATATGAGTGATCTCATCAGCATGAGGCATCTTGTTCTGACAAAAGGAGCATGCGGCTCTTTCTCCCCAGCTAGGTCTGCTAGCTTGCAGATGATCCATCTAGAGGATTGTAAAGGATGGCAAATAATCCCATCTCTAGAAAGTCTATCATCTCTTACAAAGTTGAAGTTAAGAAATATGACAGAAGTAACAGAGTTGCTAATTCCTTCGTTAGAGGAGCTGGTATTGATTGATATGCcaaagttggaaacatgtttctCCAATTCAGTGAGGGACTTGAACTCAAGTTTGAGGGTACTGGAGATCAGGAGATGCTGGGTACTGAAGGCCTTTATCCTCTTTGAGAGCTGTGAAAATTTTGAAATCGAGCACATGTCATGGTTGCCCAGTGTTAGTGAGCTGACCATCCATGAGTGTCCTCATTTAATGGTATCAAATCCTCTACCACCATCaagaagtgtttttaaattatccATCACAAAAGTTTCCGCACTTCCAAAGATGGAGGGATCATCAAACGGGGAATACATAATTGGATCTTATGTTGATCGATCTACCAATGATTTCTTTGATGACAAAATTTTGTCATTCCACAACCTGAGAACCATAACTCGATTGGAAATAGTGGGCTTCAATAATCTATTGTCTATTTTACTAGAAGGTTTGAAGCAACTCGTCTGCTTGAAGAGGTTGGAAATACGGTCATGCCAAACAAATTTCTCTTCAGATGTGTCGTCAACACATACCCACGAATACATGACAAGCACAAATTTTGATGCCGGTCCATCTCTCGAGTGTCTCAGCATTATAGATTGTGGAATAATTGGCCAGTGGTTATCTATgatattgcaacatgtgcaagcCCTAGAGACATTGGATCTAGGGTGGTGTGGGCAGATAACAGGACTATTGATACAAGGTAAAGAGAATACTTTATCAAATCCCACCTCGGCTCCATGTGTTTCATCACAGGGAAATCCAGATGGCGCGTCGACAAGGCCATGTCCTAACAAACTCCTGCGGATTCCATCTAACCTCATACCCTCTCTCAAGAAGATGTCCATTGAATGTTGCGAGCTAAAGTTTCTGGGGAACAAGGAATGCTTCTCTGGATTCACCTCCCTTGAGGAGCTAAGAATTGTTGAATGCCCCGAGCTGATATCGTCCTTGGTGCGTGAAGACGAAATCGATGACCAGGCAAACGGAAGATGGCTTCTCCCGTGTTCACTTGGCATACTGGATATCGATGACGCTTCCCTAGAAACGCTGCAGCCCTGCTTTCCGGGAGATCTGACCTGCCTCAAAGTACTAGAAGTGTGGAAAAATGATACATTGAAATATCTACAGCTGCATTCCTGCACAGCACTGGAAGAGCTGGCAATTCGATATTGCAAATCGCTAGACGCACTAGAGGGTGTCCGATCCCTCCGTGGTCTCAGGTATTTGCACTTATACAGATGCCCTGGCTTACCTCAATGTTTGAAGAGTCTATCAACGCAGGGTTATGAGCTGTTCCCTCGATTGGAAAGGCTTCGGATCGACGACCCGTCTTTTCTTACCACGCCATTCTGCAAGCACCTCACCTCTCTCCAATGCCTACAGCTCGTGAACGAATTTGAAGATACCGACGTGGCAGGACTAACATGCGAGCAAGAGGCAGCACTTCAGCTCCTCACGTCCCTCCAAGAGCTCGGATTTCACTATTGCTCCAAACTGTCAGATCTTCCTGTGGGTCTGCATAGCCATCCCTCCCTCAAGTGGTTGGAGATCATTTATTGCCCGAGTATCTCCAGGCTACCAGAGAGGGGCCTCCCACCTTCCCTGGAAGAACTGGAGGTCCGCCGTTGCAGCATGTACCTAACCGAGCAGTGCAGAATGCTAGCGACAAGCAAGCTAAATGTAAAAATTGATGGGAATTATGTGAACTGA
- the LOC136511750 gene encoding uncharacterized protein encodes MYMMMFMVGGKATQQYKKRTYPVQRARVSGKPYPRLCNARRPRLEPRTFRSQAVFPISVGSNGLSCYKTGFHQIRCHYLYQICKFSVQVAMGVNNLAKQWASSIPRYKTNGLII; translated from the exons ATGTACATGATGATGTTTATGGTGGGAGGCAAGGCAACTCAGCAG TATAAaaaaaggacgtacccagtgcagagagctcgtgtcagtggcaagccttaccctcgcctgtgtaatgcgaggagaccgcgactcgaacccaggaccttccggtcacaggcg GTTTTCCCCATTTCAGTTGGCAGCAATGGTCTTTCATGCTACAAGACTGGTTTTCATCAAATTAG GTGTCACTACCTCTACCAAATCTGTAAGTTTTCTGTCCAAGTGGCAATGGGTGTCAACAACCTGGCAAAACAATGGGCATCCAGCATCCCTCGGTACAAAACTAATGGATTGATCATTTGA